In Lolium rigidum isolate FL_2022 chromosome 7, APGP_CSIRO_Lrig_0.1, whole genome shotgun sequence, the DNA window GACACAACTTGGCTCCATTTTGCATAAAAAGCCCATCGATCTATCATCCATAGTCATACAAAAAACCTAAAATTGTAGAAAAAATTACAATTAGGTTAGACCACCTAACGACAGCTACAAACATTGGCGCGAGCTGAAGGGCTCGCTACCATACTCGCATCTCCATCACCGAAActgggcaaagcttgtcgtagtaggccAATGGAAAATCATCGTGCTAATGCCCCCAAAGGACAAGTGCATCGGAGCGGCAACCATCACCAAGGATATGAATCGTAGGTCGAAAGAGCTAGACCTGAATCCACACCAACAAACATAAAAACCAACTCGAAACCAAGAGATACACGGAATACACTGATAGAAACTAAAAACACAACctaagcaaaaaaagaaaaaaggagccCTTCTCCCTTCGAAGGATCATGATACAGATGCCTCCAAGGCCACCGGAGGTGCAAGGAAGTGGCGGCGATGAAAACGAGAGGATGGGACCCTAGACAGGTTTTGTTTTTCGGATCGCCTTTCTCTCCCTTGGATGAGACGAACACAATTTGATACCTTGAATACAAAAAAAAAGTTATCGGAATTTTGACTTGGAGTTCCTCCTTGGATACAATTGAAGTTTAATTTCTCCTAGCAATCGATCCCTATTCCGATCCCTAGCAAAGAACATGGGTTTGTGACGTGCATGGGAGGGTGCCAATGATTAGAACAAGTAGTAGTACTGGCTCGTACTTGATGGTCACGGTTAGTACAGGTAGatcatgccgatgccgatgcgtgCATGCACCTTGCCAGCCGGTCACGCATGTATACACTGTATGCTACTGGTATTCTACTATTCTGAaacgtcatatatatatagtacaaCCATTTTCCTATCAAACGCATTGTTTACCGACTTGTAATGTGATCGTGTAGGATCTTGATTAGATGATTAGCTGATGGGGACGCACGATTTGGTGGTGGCTCAGTCCAAAAATTAAACGGGACGCCATCATCGCCCCCGCCGCAAGAGATTCCCCGCATGTGCGACGCCGGCCCCGGCGCGCTCCGTGACACGTACCCGCCGCTGAGACGTCGTGCGCACGAGCACAGTCTCGCTGATGATGCGGCGTAAACTTTTAATCGGAACGGATTGGATAGAGAAGATACGATGCGATCATGGTCTAGCTGACGACAATGGAAGTTCAGTGTAGCTGGGCCAGAACCAATCCGCCGTTGATGGATGCTGCCGATCTGGGAACCGATTTGTCTCTTTCTTTCATCTCCTCCGGAGCTAGCTTGTGTGACATGATTCAGATCGGCGGAAATAGCCACGCAGGAGGTTTCTTCTCTGACGGGACTGCTCCTTCTCCTGTTTTACTCGCCACTGCATCTGCATGCATGCGCACCATGGGGAGACAGGTAGCCGCGTGAGCTTCAGAATTGTCAGGACTTGTTTTGTTTCACTCGAACTACTGAGTTGTTTGACAAAACAAAAATGTCTTGATGGTCAGACTAAGAATGGCTAACATGCACAGACAGGTAAAACATACTCCACCTGTCCCTGATGGCCTGATCTCGTCACAACTCGTGGCGACTGCTCATTTGCTCCACCTCTGAAACGCGATGGGATGGGATGATCAAAAATATAGATGGCCGGTGTGTCGATCTGAACCGTATTCTGTCAGTCAAGTCACTTGGTCGACGTACGTGCAGGAGAGATTCAAAATCATTATCAATCTTTCCATGTCATGTTTTTCTTGACGCGCGCACGTGCAGGTAAGATTGAAAGCCTACACCACGAAAGTCCCGCTTTGATCTACTTTACTTATTTTCTTCTAGTTTAAAATTTCTGGATAAATTATGAactaaaaatgacaaaataaactAGAAGGTGTACTTTCGCAGGATAACGGTTGCAACCGTACAAGGAGGAGTTCAGACTTGAGAGTGTGGTTTCCTTTCAAGTCTAGTGCACGCGGGGAGGCTGCCAAAAACACCACCCCACCGGTTCATATTTCTTGTCGCTGGTAATATATATGTTTGGAACTAAATGTATATAAATACATTCATATTAGAGACAAGTAATACGAATAGAAGAAAATAGTCCAATTTTCGCTCGCTGCCCGCAACATGGCTTTGCCATCCAAGCAAGGACTATAGTTGATTAACTCCCTCTCTTCGTCCAAATAGTACCTCCGTTCTAAAATAAGTGACTTGGTTCTATCTAGATATAAAAGTATCTAGACGCATTTTAATGTGCACATACATGATAAACCAAGTTACTTATTTTGGGATGAAGAGAATATatatgctcatactaggattttatCCGCAGATGAACTGTAAGATTTGTTAAAATAATGATATGTTTAGATTTCTTCCTCGTCATGATATCATCATCATGTCTCTTGAAAGTAAGCTCTAAGGTACCGACAGCTCTTCAACGTTTTTTGTCGAATCAAGCTCAATGTCATATTGTGCGCCTCCCTGTCACTCTCGTGAACCATTTGCTAGAGTGGtcaagactagggtttcgtttgaGTTGAACTCCTCCACCCAATATTTATTCTTTTCTGAAAGAGGGCAAAAGATTTTCCACCATTCATTAATTAAGTAGAAGTGCCTTGGCAAGACAAAGCGAAAACCAAAAAAAGGAAGTGCTTGTACTAAATAATGAAAACTCTTGGATTTTGCTCCTTCCAAATTGTCCAACTCAAAAGCATGGTGATAGAAGACATTGCCTCCTTCCGGTTAGGCATGGGATTGCTCGACATCGACATCCACCAAATCATGAGGGAAGTATCGTTCATCCACAAGTGGGTGCGGATGGAAGTGATGCTTAGCCAATCCTGCACCATTCCCCAAAGCCGCTTGATGTAGCGGAAATGGGAGAACAAATGTGCCGCCGTCTCTTGAGTCTGCTCGCAAAGCGGAAAATGCCACAATTATCCCAACCCCTCCTCTCAAAACAATCCGTCATCTAAATCCTAATGTGGAGGGCCAACCAATCAAAAAACTTGACCTTTAGAATTAGATGTCCCAAACCAACTTGCTGCCCCAAGGTTTATACCACGTAAATACAAAGTTTAAACGCTTAACGCCTAATGAACTCAATCAAGGGGCCAAGACAGGTTGAATCGCCACATCGACATCACGAACACGTACATGACGAACGACGACAAATTGCATGTAGAACAAGAAAAGTTAATCGATCAATCAATCAACCTTTGAATTAGTTCACTCGTACATGGTCCTCGGCAGTTACTTGCACGGCCGGGTAGAAGATTTACAAAACAGAGAAAACaatcgaaaaaaaaaaagaatcgtaGTAGTCTTCAATCAATTACTGTACATAGTACTAGCTTGGTAGTGGGCACGGAACAGGAACACGCTCGGGCACTCAGCCTTTGATTGGATGCCTTAACGCTTGCATGGCCTTCACGGCGGCGGCAGGCGCTGGTGCTGCTTCCGCCTGTTCTTCCCGTTGGGCGCAGAAATGCATGGCGTGTTGCGGTGCTTCGACGATTTCACCGTTCGGTGCGCTCGAACGCGCGGGCAGGTTGCCGATCGCTCAGAAGAAGACCTTCTCCCCGGCCAACCCCTTGAGCAGCGGCCGCTGGTCACCGCCGCGGAGGCGGGAGGAGCGGCGACGCTCGTCGGACGATGACGAGGACACGCGGCGGAGGACGTCGCGGAGGCGGTGCTCGTCGCAGGAGAGCGCAACAGGTCCGGAGGCGCCGGCCGGGAAGCCGTACTCCTCCTCGGCCTGCCTGAGCAGCTCCAGGAACGCCGGGTGGCCCAGGTGCGCCAGCCGCACCACGAACCGTGCGCCCTTGGCGCACACCGCCACGTGCCCCGCCGGCACCGCCGCGGAAGCGGAACTCCGGGCGCGCCACCGCCGCACGGCCCGGCGCAGCCAGGCGACCGACGGGATCGTCATGACGTTGCACATGCTTGGTTGGCTGTGACGAGCTGGAAACACGGCGGTCGGATGAGCGAGCGCGCGTGTTCGCTTGCTTGCTGAGTTGCTCTTGGTCTGGGAGCTGGGAGACTTGGTGGCGAGCTGTGTGATGTTGGGTGGAGTGGAAGAGCGGGAGGGACGGGGGAATATATAGCGCGTTCACTGACTCCAGGTTCAGGAGTGGCGCCGTGATATGTGTGTGTGTTCCTGCGTGTGACACGACACTGAGCCGAGATTAGGCAGCACAATCTGCATATATGCATGCATCCAACCTGGGGAACCCTGCGCAGCTTGCACGCGTCGGGTCTTGCCCCTGATCAGGAGGGGCCTAGCCATATCTCCTACTACCCAACACAAAAGGCGCATCCCTAATTCACGGAACTAATTGATCATGTTGAGTTTGTGCCTGCAAGCAAACAAGTTCCACTAATAGACGGATTTCCATACCCTGCACATCGAAATTGTGATAGGAACCACAAGTTTCATATGCCCCGCTCATGAGTCAACTAGTTTCCATGTAGAAATTTTTTCAATAAATCGAAGCTATTCTATAGGGCCTAAGGTTTGAACAAATGACACCTAGGATATTTTTTCCAGTTTTGCTAATTCTTAGCTAGCTGAGAATTAAGTTAGCTCTTAGTTGAGTCCTACACCGTCCTATTTGTATCACTATTTGTTCATTTCTGAGTTACAAGTTTAGTTGCAACAGAGATTTTTTTTCAACTAGGAAAAAATGTTTGTTTCATGATTCATGCTAATCGCTAGTTGCAGCATGTGTTGCAACTAGGAAAACTGTTTGTTTCACTTGAATAAACTTTTTgcggggtatcgaagacgggcgaggactgctggatgcgggcaggatggtggagctgtttggtgttatggtgacatcgacggcaggcctggcacggtcaatgcgttgatctcgcttggagatgggttcgagatagatggcggttgcaaactctgcgacgtgtgcaatggcacaccctcggggttttgctttttggatgatgtgtgttggtgtaccgtcagggagtatggccttgttcttggttcccccttcatcgtaggtatagcgagttgtcgctaggaaggagagacttcgagttgatctttgtattccccttataaggcattgcgaataatttaataaagaagaaagctgtgtgcatcctttggatgcagaggctggggctatgctccttgatcgaaaaaaATTAATGGTAGAGGATAGAATTGATGACATTCCTCAAGAATCGGCGGCTGAAAATGAGACTCTGATCAAAGACTACTCATTCGAGGAAGTGTATGAGGCGATTTCACAGATGAAGCATAATAAAGCGCCAGGACCAGATGGTTTTCCGGCGGAATTTTATCAAACTTTTTGGTAAGTAATAAAATTGGATTTAATGGCACTTTTTATTTCATTCCAAAGAGGAGAACTACCGTTGCATCGGCTAAATTTTGGGGTTGTTACTCTGCTTCCAAAAAAGGATAATGCGACACAAATTCAACAGTACCGCCCTATTTGTCTACTTAAtgtgatttttaagatttttactaAGGTTGCCGCCATTCGTATTTCTGAGGTAGCTCATAGTGTGATTAAACCTACTCAGACTGCGGTTATGCTGGGTAGACATATTCTGGAGGGAGTAGTTGTGCTTCATGAGTCTATACATGAATTACATAGAAAGAAACTAGATGGTGttctttttaaaattgattttgaaaaggcatatgacaAGGTAAAATGGCCCTTTTTACAACAAGTTTTGCGTATGAAGGGGTTTGATGAAATATGGTGTAATCGGATTAAACAGTATGTTCAAGgagtaaggatggcaattttacccacgggtacgggtacccgcgggtatcgtacccgcatgggcagggtatgggtacacttttatgcccatgggtagtacccataccctgcccgttaagtcatgggcagggcacgggtatagcctcgtacccgcgggtatacccatacTCTGCCCGTTTATTGTTAAATTCTTACGTGACACGTCTATTTCTGTTGACTTATGAATTAGAATATGAGAATGTGATTTTTATATTatgttaattgttatgtactcaactatctgttattgagttgagataattatTTTTTTAATCGATATTgttatcgataaatgtaaaattgtgattgacttgtgtacaatttaacctacccaccgggtacccaatgggtacgggtacccaccggatatgggtatgggtaaattttatacccatgggtatgggtatgggtagaagtttgtacccattgactatacgagtatgggtatggtattgctctaccctgcccataccctgcccattgccatccttatcaagGAGGGAGTGTGGGAATTAgggtgaatgatgatattggccACAATTTCCAGACTAGGAAAGGTTTGAGACAGGGAGATCCTTTATCTCCAATTCTCTTTAATATTGTCGCGGATATGCTAGCCACTCTTATTGCTAGGGCTAAGGAAGCGGGACAAATAGGGGGGCTTTTAtctcatctggttgatggtggcatTTCAATattacaatatgccgatgacacaattttATGTATGGAACATGACATTGCCAAAGCACTTAATATGAAGTTGATTTTATGTCTGTTTGAGCAACTCTCcggattaaaaattaattttcataagagtgagataTTTTGTTTCGGTAAAGCAAAGGATACCGAAGATAAATATATGCAAATTTTTGGTTGTGAGGCAGGAGTTCTGCCTTCTAAATATCTTGGTATTCCTATCCATCACCGAATTTTGAGAAATGCTGAATGGAATCCGGTTGAGAGTCGTTTTGCTTCAAAACTAGGATGCTGGCGGAGTAAAATGCTTTCTTATGGGGatagattggttctcattaattcggtCTTAACAAGTTTACCAATGTTCATGTTATCTTTCATGGAAATCCCAGTAGGGGTTAGGAAAAGATTAGACTTCTATAGATCCAATTTTTTCTGGCAATCGGATGAACAAAAGAAAAGATATAGACTATCTAAATGGAACATGCTTTGTAGGCCGAAAGATCGGGGGGGCTGGGGATTGAAGTTTTGGAATTAAAAAACAAGTGCTTACTTAGTAAATGGTTTTTCAAAATCCTTAATGAACAAGGTATGTGGCAAGAAATTTTACACAACAAGTATCTACATTCTAAAACTTTAGCGCAAGTTGAGGCTAAACCTACAgattcacctttttggaaagGTCTGATGAAAGTGAAATCTGATTTTTTTAGTAGAGGGTTTTTCAAGATTGGTGATGGCGGTTTGGTACGTTTTTGGGAAGATATCTGGCTAGGGGATGCCcctttggcacaacaatacacctCTCTTTATAATATAGTTCAGCATAGAGATGTTTTGGTATCTACAGTGCTGGCTCAaacaccattaaatattacttttAGGAGAGGCCTAAATGATCACAAATATACTGAGTGGTTGCATTTGTGTCAACGATTAATTACCATCAATCTTACCGATGAACCCGATAAGTTTGTATGGAAGCTTACAGATTCGGGTTTGTTCAtagttaaatctatgtatctgGATTATATGAATGGACATACTAGATTTTTGCGCAAATATTTATGGAAACTGAAAATTCCTttaaagattaagattttcatgtggtttcttaataACAAGGTTTTACTTACCAAGGACAATTTGGCAAAACGTAGATGGACAGGGTCTCAAAAgtgttgcttctgtgatgcaaatgaaactgttgatcatttgTTCCTTCTTTGTCCATTTACTACTATCATTTGGAGGATGATCTACTTTGCTTATAACATTCCTCCACCAAGGAGTATCAATAATATGTTTGGGAACTGGTTGTATGGAGTTCcaaagaaagataaaaataaaattaggATTGGTATTTCTGCTATATGCTGGACAGTATGGAATACTATAAATGATATGATTTTTAATAATCCGAAGGGTattaactttttgcaggttattcatcgaGCTGTGCATTGGATACAGTTATGGGCTTTCCTGCTACCGGAGGATCAGCGCAAGGATATGGATACTGGCTGCAACAAGCTGCTGATGGTTACGCAGGATTTCTATTAccgggctactgggtggcgacacAGTAATAGGATAGAGTATGGCTAGCCTATTTAGGTGTCGTTGTTTccgttggttgattcatgtcgcAACCTTGTCGGATCCTTGAAtgtaatttatcttttttactttTGTTCTCGTACTCGATACTTCGTGACTTTTAATAAAGGgtcgtgtgcatcaattgatgaagagGCTGGAGCTATtgctcctttatctaaaaaagtTACTCACTTCAAGTAAGGATGGCGGACTAGGGTGCCATCAAGAATTAAAGTCTTTTCGTGGCAACTCATCCGACATAAGCTACCTTGTTCCCTTTATGGTGAACTAGAGGATTGCAATCACATCTTCTTTAGTTGTCGACAAGCGAGGTTTATGTGGGCAGGAGTTAGGAAACTTCTTCACTATGATTGAAATCAGGTTGGGGCTAGTGATTTTCTGGCTATCTCTCCAGTCCAGTCAGGATCATACCGTAGGCTAGTTTAGTTTAACTTTGCGGCATAGTGCTGGGCACTTTGAAACATTAGGAAAAAAGCAAGTATTGATGGTACTTTGATTGGCAAGCGGACTGACGCTATTTACAAAATGTTAATATGGTGAGATCGAAGGATAGGAGCATGGTGGACGCGACGATGGGGGCAATCTGGTGTCTGCACACCTTCCTCGCGACTTCAGTAGAACGATTGCCTCATGTCAATGTTTATCATTCTATCTTTATTGTAATGCATACCTTGTCATTTGAATCGGTGTTTGTGAGCTGGGTTCGGGTGTGACTGTAGAACTGCCTAATATGTGGAAAAAAGTTATGGCTTTCTGctaaatttttttaatttttttctagttttttttGACACTATAGCCCGAATAATTATGTGGTTTGTGTTATTTGCTCTTCCATTTTTCTGAGTAGTCACGAACGAAAACCATATGGGGATATGAGAGTGGGGGAGATGTGGTTGGATGCCAGAGAAACAACTGCTGGAATttgtgggcatttggcctttggcccatggcccattatcaaattctgaaactcacatggcccatttcaataatcagtggcagcactagtgggggctaaagtttagtcccacattgctagttgggagagagttggagtggtatataaggtgggctgttctagtgctagtaagtgagtgagaagagagagagccctcgcgcactcctcctcctccgctgcccgcctcgcctcgtcacgatacgtcgcgggttgcgggaatctcgccgagcttatcttttttgtTGTTTGTgtatgtaagggtatattgcccctatgtgtggttttggtatttaatgacaacccctatggactaatgttttcattgagtttatatgaaggaatattccataggtgctacttgtactccatgtgttggattcaagtatggattccATGAAGattaaggtataccttgtgtattggcatcaagatcatcagtatgaagatatatatgtgatatgatcaagaagaagaaacgaagatggagttcttatgtggaactcaatattagccatgctctatcttatgtgagtatgagaagatacaaggttgagttggtcaagttcaagatgagcatctcaagtgaatcacatgcttgaacctTGCCATCCATTTGGGGATAATGGACtaatgaagatgtgcatcaatggagatttcccatcatagtgtatgggggagcatttgtgagtcttcacgaagcaacattggtcaagtgaggcattccggcttgagtaaagcttgaagagttatcatcaagatcaagcgggatgcgcaaggaaaaggtatggccttgctaggttttccttttaccggtctcaaggtggatgttgggagaccggattataggatagatagccgcactattaagaggggctttcggttgagtaacttgatcacatcgtcttagagagctcaatctttgcatactttgcatatccttattgcttcttggtgtttctctatgtgaggttcttgagcttgttgctagctttacaacaagcccaagttcatcgaaaacagaatccgcatgcatcttctattgcgttttcgagtttggacgtcttcaccgtttcttgacggtaggAGACTCCTCCCTAAAAACatttaaaaatatcctgtgaggagtctccatatttatcacagtttta includes these proteins:
- the LOC124671198 gene encoding auxin-responsive protein SAUR36-like: MCNVMTIPSVAWLRRAVRRWRARSSASAAVPAGHVAVCAKGARFVVRLAHLGHPAFLELLRQAEEEYGFPAGASGPVALSCDEHRLRDVLRRVSSSSSDERRRSSRLRGGDQRPLLKGLAGEKVFF